AACGGCAAAAGATTCTGCAACGCCGCCGTGGAAGCATTCTGTTCCCAGGTAACGGGAACAACTTTATCATCAATGATGAGTTTCATCGCCTGCTCCTTCTTTTGTTCGTCCACAGATTTATGTTCTTGTAGGACAGCCTCCTGCACCTTACTGTCGGTATCCGCAGTAGTCTCCTGCGCACCTGTACAGCCGGATAGCAGCAGCAGCATCGACAACATAACTACACTTATGATTTTCCGATTTGGCATTGCCCTCTCTCCTTATGCAAATACAGCTGCAAGACATTATTTTGCAGACTTCAAATATTCTTGCCAGCCTGTCGGGCTTTTTCCAGTGCGGCATTGCCGGCAATATCGCCTGTGTCCGTCACACCGCCAC
The Selenomonas ruminantium AC2024 DNA segment above includes these coding regions:
- a CDS encoding cyclophilin-like fold protein, with amino-acid sequence MPNRKIISVVMLSMLLLLSGCTGAQETTADTDSKVQEAVLQEHKSVDEQKKEQAMKLIIDDKVVPVTWEQNASTAALQNLLPLTIKMSPYGGFEQVGDIGQNITSEDKQITTQYGDIVLYAGNKLVIFYGSNSWAYTRLGHIDMSKQELTALLNRDGVTVQLVAQ